The Amaranthus tricolor cultivar Red isolate AtriRed21 chromosome 6, ASM2621246v1, whole genome shotgun sequence genome has a segment encoding these proteins:
- the LOC130815864 gene encoding transcription factor DYT1 yields MMEFSDHPFNNNELSMEEEEEENSIRGRSLGMMRKKKNNNGGNNDDSRFKSKNLDAERRRRAKLGDRLLQLRALVPIITNMTKAYIIKDAITYIEVLDGQVSELKDELLELGNSTPPPPPPPLKDETKPDLKHNFAAQDINNFGIQPEVKVITYDYNKLWIKVVYEKKFGGFTKLVEAITRLGLEFNDTNYITSKEAAVVTSCIEGMSDDCLDVEETKEMLMTVISSI; encoded by the exons atgatgGAGTTTTCAGATCATccttttaataataatgaattgagtatggaagaagaagaagaagaaaatagtaTTAGGGGAAGAAGCTTAGGaatgatgaggaagaagaagaataataatggtGGAAATAATGATGATTCAAGGTTTAAATCTAAGAATTTAGATGCTGAAAGAAGACGACGTGCTAAACTTGGTGATCGACTTCTTCAATTAAGAGCACTAGTCCCTATTATCACTAAT ATGACAAAAGCATATATAATCAAGGACGCGATCACTTATATTGAAGTTCTTGATGGGCAAGTAAGTGAGCTAAAGGATGAGCTTCTTGAGCTTGGTAATAGtactcctcctcctcctcctcctcctcttaAAGATGAAACTAAACCAGATCTTAAACATAATTTTGCAGCACAAGATATCAACAACTTTGGAATTCAG cCGGAGGTCAAGGTGATTACCTACGATTACAACAAACTATGGATAAAAGTTGTGTACGAGAAAAAATTTGGAGGCTTTACCAAACTAGTCGAGGCTATAACTCGACTTGGGTTAGAATTCAATGACACTAATTATATCACCTCCAAAGAAGCTGCTGTTGTTACTTCTTGCATAGAG GGAATGAGTGATGATTGTCTTGATGTTGAAGAGACCAAGGAAATGCTAATGACTGTAATTAGCAGCATTTAG